TGGGCAGCAGAGGGAATGACTTAATTTTGAGCATTGATATGGAGCTTCAGCTGAGAGTAGAGCAGGCGATTGAAGAAGAATTATCCGATTCAGCCCGCCACTTTTTGGATGAAGAAGATGCTTATGTCGTGATGATGGATCCCAATACCGGAGAAGTCCTCGCTCTTTCCGGGTATAAAGGAGACCATGGGATTGTTGGGAGCAGCTTTGCTGTTGGTTCTTCCATGAAAGGAGCCACCATCCTGATCGGGTATGAAACAGGAGTGTTAAACTACGGAGATCAGGTAAATGACAGGCCGATCGAACTGAGAGGAACACAGAATTTACGATCCCACCGTCCGTTGGGAAGAATCAATGACATCCAGGCTCTTGAAAGATCTTCCAATATTTACATGGCTGAGGTGGCTATGAGAATGATCAACTATAAACCGGGTGTATCAACCAGTTTCGGCCCTACTGCCAATATTCACCGGACTTATGACATACTCAGGTATTATTACTCACAGTTCGGGCTCGGAGTAGAAACAGGAATCGACCTGCCGGGGGAATCCACAGGAATTAATGGCGGGTATAGTGATCCCGGTAATCTGTTTTATTTTACATTCGGTCAGTTTGATACGTATACGCCTATGCAGCTGGCACAGCACGTATCAACTATTGCCAATGGCGGTTACCGTGTGGCACCGAGACTCGTCTCAGAGATCAGGGAGCCTGGAGAAAACAAACATGAACTGGGTCCCCTCGCAAGACAGAATGAGCCGAAAGTTCTTAACCGCATCGACATGTCCGATCAGGATATTCAGCGGATACATCAAGGCTTTTACCAGGTCATGCACGGAAGCCAGGGAACGGCGGCTTCTTATTTCAGAAGTTTGGATTATGAGGTGGCTGGAAAAACAGGCACTGCCCAGGTATTTGTCGATGGTGAAGCTGCCAATAACCAGACACTGGTCGGCTTTGCACCGTATGATGATCCGGAAGTCGCATTTGCGATTATTGTTCCTGGCGTATCCCGTGATCACGGGGGCGTGGCCAACCGCATTGGAGTTGAAATCATGGAAGCCTACTTTGATTTAAAAGAAGGACGCCCCACTGATGTTGAAGAATCAGAAATGCTGTTTGACGATGAAGACTTCGGCGCAGAAGAGTCAGAAGAAGACGAAGAATAAAAAAGAAGCCGCCTCATAAAAATGAGGCGGCTTTTTGAGGTGAAAAATAGGCTGTGCAACCAGGCGCATCCTCCTTTACAGTCAGGAGGCCACTGAAAAAGTACAAAACAACTTTTTCAGTGGCTTTTATTTGAGTTGCAATGGCTCCATTCGGTTGCGCGCCTGTTACGAGTAATCCACTCTTAACAGGCTTTTAAAAAAAGCAACCGTTACGCTCATTGCTTAGAAGGCACTGGAAAAAGTTAAAGGCCGAACTTTTTCAGTGCCTTCAGTCAGGAAGTTAATTCTGAGACAATAGAGGGAATGGTCATTGAACTATCAAATATAAATTCCCCTTGTCTCAGAGCCATTTCCAGATTATTGTTACTGATATAATCATTAAACTCGCTCCGGTCATC
This DNA window, taken from Alteribacter keqinensis, encodes the following:
- a CDS encoding penicillin-binding transpeptidase domain-containing protein, translated to MITYRKDIAMGERRHKAHVPVRLNTLFFVVFILFSALILRLGIVQIVQGEEYQEQLERTINISSPIEAPRGLMYDRHGNVIVDNELQMTVTYTNRRTPMKEMLEVARELNSYITVEQDRVNERDIKDFWLILNQEQNDALDLTEYDEPFDILPLEEQRSLGLSEDEAYRERLDRITDEHLEMITDEGMEVFGIWREFIAGYNFLPHKVLQGIEYEQAARIMENMEDLPGVDIIRDSKRKYPYGETLRGILGNTNSIPRERLEEFMANGYSRNEEVGISYLESQYENVLRGRNGSLDNHMNRQGEFLRNPDVNMGSRGNDLILSIDMELQLRVEQAIEEELSDSARHFLDEEDAYVVMMDPNTGEVLALSGYKGDHGIVGSSFAVGSSMKGATILIGYETGVLNYGDQVNDRPIELRGTQNLRSHRPLGRINDIQALERSSNIYMAEVAMRMINYKPGVSTSFGPTANIHRTYDILRYYYSQFGLGVETGIDLPGESTGINGGYSDPGNLFYFTFGQFDTYTPMQLAQHVSTIANGGYRVAPRLVSEIREPGENKHELGPLARQNEPKVLNRIDMSDQDIQRIHQGFYQVMHGSQGTAASYFRSLDYEVAGKTGTAQVFVDGEAANNQTLVGFAPYDDPEVAFAIIVPGVSRDHGGVANRIGVEIMEAYFDLKEGRPTDVEESEMLFDDEDFGAEESEEDEE